A part of Citrifermentans bremense genomic DNA contains:
- the ilvC gene encoding ketol-acid reductoisomerase — MGENYFNTLPLRRQLQELGTCRFMEASEFANGCEYVKGKKIVIVGCGAQGLNQGLNMRDSGLDVSYTLRKEAIEQKRQSYLNASENGFKVGSYEELLPTADIVMNLAPDKQHSNVVATVIPFMKQGAVFSYAHGFNIVEEGTQIRKDLTVIMVAPKCPGSEVRAEYKRGFGVPTLIAVHGENDPNSDGLEIAKAIASAQGGDRAGVLESSFVAEVKSDLMGEQTILCGMLQAGALLCFDKMTQNGIDAPYAVKLIQYGWETITEALKHGGITNMMDRLSNPAKLVAFKLADELKDIMRPLFQKHMDDIMSGEFSRTMMEDWANDDVKLLTWREQTGQTAFEKTEAAGEISEQEYFDKAILMVAMVKAGVELAFETMVQTGIEPESAYYESLHETPLIANTIARKKLYEMNRVISDTAEYGCYLFSHACVPLLKDFMSKVGTDVIGKGLSVNDNSVDNQLLVAVNAEIRSHLVEEVGAELRAAMKGMQKIV; from the coding sequence ATGGGAGAGAACTATTTCAACACCCTGCCTTTGCGCCGCCAACTCCAGGAACTGGGCACCTGCCGTTTCATGGAGGCCTCCGAGTTCGCCAATGGCTGCGAGTACGTCAAAGGGAAGAAGATCGTCATCGTCGGCTGCGGCGCCCAGGGGCTCAACCAGGGGCTCAACATGCGCGACAGCGGGCTGGACGTCTCCTACACCCTGAGAAAGGAAGCGATCGAGCAGAAGCGCCAGTCCTACCTGAACGCCTCCGAGAACGGGTTCAAGGTTGGCTCCTACGAGGAACTCCTCCCCACCGCCGACATCGTCATGAACCTCGCCCCTGACAAGCAGCACAGCAACGTGGTAGCGACCGTAATTCCCTTCATGAAGCAGGGCGCCGTGTTCAGCTACGCCCACGGCTTCAACATCGTCGAGGAAGGGACCCAGATCCGCAAGGACCTGACCGTGATCATGGTGGCGCCGAAATGCCCCGGCTCCGAGGTGCGCGCCGAGTACAAGCGCGGCTTCGGCGTCCCGACCCTGATCGCCGTGCATGGCGAGAACGACCCCAACAGCGACGGCCTCGAAATCGCCAAGGCGATCGCCTCCGCGCAGGGGGGCGACCGCGCAGGTGTCCTTGAGTCCTCCTTCGTCGCCGAGGTCAAATCGGACCTGATGGGCGAGCAGACCATCCTCTGCGGCATGCTGCAGGCGGGCGCCCTTCTTTGCTTCGACAAGATGACCCAAAACGGCATCGACGCTCCCTACGCCGTCAAGCTGATCCAGTACGGCTGGGAAACCATCACCGAGGCGCTCAAGCACGGCGGCATCACCAACATGATGGATCGCCTCTCCAACCCGGCGAAACTCGTGGCCTTCAAGCTGGCCGACGAGCTCAAAGACATCATGCGCCCGCTGTTCCAAAAGCACATGGACGACATCATGAGCGGCGAGTTCTCCCGCACCATGATGGAGGACTGGGCCAACGACGACGTGAAGCTCCTCACCTGGCGTGAGCAGACCGGCCAGACCGCGTTCGAGAAGACCGAGGCCGCCGGCGAGATCTCGGAGCAGGAGTATTTCGACAAGGCGATCCTCATGGTCGCCATGGTCAAAGCCGGCGTGGAGCTCGCCTTCGAGACCATGGTGCAGACCGGGATCGAGCCGGAGAGCGCCTACTACGAGTCGCTGCACGAGACCCCGCTCATCGCCAACACCATCGCCAGAAAGAAGCTGTACGAGATGAACCGCGTCATCTCCGACACCGCCGAGTACGGCTGCTACCTCTTCTCCCACGCCTGCGTGCCCCTGCTCAAGGACTTCATGTCCAAGGTCGGCACTGACGTGATCGGCAAGGGGCTTTCGGTAAACGACAACAGCGTGGATAACCAGCTCCTCGTCGCGGTCAACGCCGAGATCCGCAGCCACCTGGTCGAGGAAGTCGGCGCCGAGCTGCGCGCCGCCATGAAAGGTATGCAGAAGATCGTGTAG
- the ilvY gene encoding HTH-type transcriptional activator IlvY encodes MDLRELEVFLTVAETLHFGRASQACNLSPSALTRTIQRMEEQLEQPLFLRDNRTVTLSPAGERLKSYARLCLQEWQNFRASIRNEQSVAGTLSIYASITAVYGLLPELLESYRERYPEVQLELRTGAAEQAVAQVQNGEIDLAVAALPERHSANLEFLPIVTIPLIFIAPRHTAAADVPQEGGELDLSRAPLVLPQTGLSRRRLDLWLKEHRITPNITSEVSGNEAIIAMVRLGCGVGIVPQLVWERSPFRDEVAVLDKAPCLKPYEVGLCCGRRNLQRPSVKAFWQLAEDRSLKP; translated from the coding sequence ATGGACCTGAGGGAACTGGAAGTATTTCTCACCGTCGCCGAGACCCTGCACTTTGGTCGCGCGAGCCAGGCCTGCAACCTGAGCCCGTCGGCTCTGACCAGGACCATCCAGCGCATGGAGGAGCAGTTAGAGCAGCCGCTGTTTCTGCGCGACAACCGGACCGTCACCCTTTCGCCCGCCGGTGAGCGGCTGAAGAGTTACGCCCGGCTCTGCCTGCAGGAGTGGCAGAATTTCCGTGCCTCCATCAGGAACGAGCAGTCGGTGGCGGGAACGCTGTCTATATACGCGTCGATCACCGCCGTCTACGGTTTGCTACCCGAACTGCTGGAGTCCTACCGGGAAAGGTACCCGGAGGTCCAGCTGGAATTGAGGACGGGGGCGGCCGAGCAGGCGGTGGCGCAGGTGCAAAACGGCGAGATCGACCTTGCCGTCGCCGCGCTCCCCGAGCGGCACAGCGCGAACCTGGAATTTCTCCCCATCGTAACCATCCCGCTCATCTTCATCGCGCCGCGCCACACCGCCGCCGCGGACGTTCCGCAGGAAGGGGGCGAGCTCGACCTCTCCCGAGCCCCGCTGGTGCTGCCGCAGACCGGGCTTTCCCGCAGAAGGCTAGACCTCTGGCTCAAGGAGCACCGCATCACCCCCAACATCACCTCCGAGGTCTCCGGCAACGAGGCGATCATTGCCATGGTAAGGCTTGGCTGCGGGGTCGGCATCGTGCCGCAACTGGTCTGGGAGCGAAGCCCCTTCAGGGATGAGGTGGCGGTGCTGGATAAGGCTCCATGCCTGAAGCCTTACGAGGTGGGGCTTTGCTGTGGCAGGCGCAACCTGCAGCGACCCAGCGTCAAGGCGTTCTGGCAGCTGGCGGAGGATCGCTCGTTGAAGCCGTGA
- the rpsB gene encoding 30S ribosomal protein S2 — protein sequence MSNITMKELLEAGVHFGHQTKRWNPKMKPYIFGARNGIYIIDLQKTVRLFKNAYSFVTDAAQAGETVLFVGTKKQAQDSVAEEAQRCGQFYVNDRWLGGMLTNFATVKQSIDRLKRLDAMIADGTIEAYTKKEQLKLAKEREKLEKTLGGIKGMGKTPGVLFVVDPKNEEIAVSEAKKLGIPVVAIVDTNCDPDDINYVIPGNDDAIRAIRLLTSKMADAVLEGAQARNARLQTGAEEEFSTEGEEVVEETPAEA from the coding sequence ATGTCGAACATCACCATGAAAGAACTGCTGGAAGCCGGTGTCCACTTCGGTCACCAAACCAAGAGATGGAACCCGAAAATGAAACCGTACATCTTCGGCGCTCGTAACGGGATCTACATCATCGACCTGCAGAAGACCGTAAGGCTCTTCAAAAACGCTTACAGCTTCGTCACCGACGCAGCCCAGGCAGGCGAGACCGTTCTCTTCGTCGGCACCAAGAAGCAGGCACAGGACTCCGTGGCGGAAGAGGCACAGCGCTGCGGGCAGTTCTACGTCAACGACCGCTGGCTGGGCGGCATGCTCACCAACTTCGCTACCGTGAAGCAGTCCATCGACCGTCTCAAGCGTCTGGACGCCATGATTGCTGACGGCACCATCGAGGCTTACACCAAGAAAGAGCAGTTGAAGCTTGCCAAGGAGCGCGAGAAGCTGGAGAAGACCCTGGGCGGCATCAAGGGCATGGGCAAAACCCCGGGCGTGCTGTTCGTAGTCGACCCGAAAAACGAAGAAATCGCAGTCAGCGAAGCTAAGAAACTGGGGATCCCGGTCGTCGCCATCGTCGACACCAACTGCGACCCGGACGACATCAACTACGTCATCCCGGGCAACGACGACGCTATCCGCGCCATCCGCCTTTTGACCAGCAAGATGGCTGACGCCGTCCTCGAAGGCGCTCAGGCAAGGAACGCACGCCTGCAGACCGGTGCCGAGGAAGAGTTCTCCACCGAGGGCGAAGAAGTCGTGGAAGAAACTCCGGCCGAGGCCTAA
- the tsf gene encoding translation elongation factor Ts, which translates to MSITAAQVNELRKATGAGLMDCKKALTETGGDHEKAIDYLRTKGLAAASKKAGRAATEGLVGSYIHAGGKIGVLVEVNCETDFVAKNDNFQTFVKDIAMHIAAASPLYVRREEVPAELIEREKAIYREKAKESGKPAAIIEKILDGQINKFFADICLLEQTYVKDPDKTIQTFLNETIASIGENMSIRRFAKFVLGEGLAKKESDFAAEVAAAAGQ; encoded by the coding sequence GTGAGCATTACAGCGGCACAGGTAAACGAACTCAGAAAAGCAACTGGCGCGGGCCTCATGGACTGCAAGAAGGCGCTGACCGAAACCGGCGGCGATCACGAGAAGGCGATCGACTACCTGCGTACCAAGGGTCTGGCAGCCGCCTCCAAGAAGGCAGGCCGTGCGGCCACCGAAGGTCTCGTCGGCTCCTACATTCACGCCGGCGGCAAGATCGGCGTCCTGGTGGAAGTCAACTGCGAGACCGACTTCGTCGCCAAGAACGACAATTTCCAGACCTTCGTGAAGGACATCGCGATGCACATCGCTGCGGCTTCCCCGCTCTACGTGCGTCGTGAAGAAGTGCCGGCGGAGCTGATCGAGCGCGAGAAGGCGATCTACCGCGAGAAGGCGAAGGAAAGCGGCAAGCCCGCAGCCATCATCGAGAAGATCCTCGACGGCCAGATCAACAAGTTCTTCGCCGACATCTGCCTCCTCGAGCAGACCTACGTGAAGGACCCGGACAAGACCATCCAGACCTTCCTCAACGAGACCATCGCCTCCATCGGCGAGAACATGAGCATCCGCCGCTTCGCCAAGTTCGTCCTGGGCGAGGGGCTTGCCAAGAAAGAAAGCGACTTCGCGGCCGAGGTCGCCGCGGCAGCCGGCCAGTAA
- the pyrH gene encoding UMP kinase yields MGEPHYKRVLLKLSGEALGGEQGYGIDPNTITAIAREVKQVVELGVELSLVIGGGNIFRGLAASSKGMDRASADYMGMLATMINSLAMQDALEKVGVDTRVQSAIAMAEVAEPYIRRRAIRHLEKGRVVIFGAGTGNPYFTTDTAASLRAMEIGADVILKGTKVDGVYSADPAKDKTATKYGTLSYLEVLRKGLQVMDATAISLCMDNSLPIIVFDVTTDGNVVRVVNGEPIGTLVKEGE; encoded by the coding sequence ATGGGAGAACCTCATTATAAAAGAGTACTTCTGAAACTCTCCGGCGAGGCCCTCGGGGGCGAGCAGGGGTATGGCATCGACCCTAACACCATCACCGCTATCGCCCGCGAGGTGAAGCAGGTGGTGGAACTTGGGGTAGAGCTTTCGCTGGTTATCGGCGGCGGCAACATCTTCCGCGGGCTTGCGGCCTCCTCCAAGGGGATGGACCGCGCCAGCGCCGACTACATGGGGATGCTGGCCACCATGATCAACTCGCTGGCCATGCAGGACGCCCTGGAGAAGGTGGGGGTCGACACCCGCGTGCAGTCCGCCATCGCCATGGCCGAGGTGGCCGAGCCCTACATCCGCAGGCGCGCTATCAGGCACCTGGAAAAGGGAAGGGTGGTCATCTTCGGGGCCGGCACCGGCAACCCCTATTTCACCACCGACACCGCCGCAAGCCTGAGGGCCATGGAGATCGGCGCCGACGTCATCCTCAAGGGGACCAAGGTCGACGGCGTCTACTCCGCGGACCCGGCCAAGGACAAGACCGCCACCAAGTACGGGACGCTCAGCTACCTCGAGGTGCTGAGAAAGGGGCTCCAGGTGATGGACGCCACTGCGATCTCGCTTTGCATGGACAACAGCCTCCCGATCATAGTCTTCGACGTGACCACCGACGGCAACGTCGTCCGGGTGGTCAACGGCGAACCGATCGGCACCCTCGTCAAGGAAGGAGAATAG
- the frr gene encoding ribosome recycling factor → MVKDVISNMNVHMGKSIESLRKEYQKVRTGRASTSLLDDIKVDSYGTLSPLNQVATLAIPEARTITIQPWDSKMIAPIEKAIMNSNLGLNPANDGKLIRLTLPPLTEERRKDIVKQLKRDAEDAKVALRNIRRDAIDQLKKLEKDKSISEDELKRAEKEVQDSTNNHVAKVDEVLLHKEKEVMEV, encoded by the coding sequence ATGGTAAAGGATGTCATCTCCAACATGAACGTCCACATGGGCAAATCCATAGAATCCCTCCGGAAGGAGTACCAGAAGGTGCGCACCGGCCGCGCCAGCACCTCCCTTTTGGACGATATCAAGGTCGACAGCTACGGCACGCTCTCGCCGCTGAACCAGGTCGCGACCCTCGCCATCCCCGAGGCGCGCACCATAACCATCCAGCCCTGGGACTCGAAGATGATCGCCCCCATCGAGAAGGCGATCATGAACTCCAACCTGGGGCTCAACCCGGCCAACGACGGCAAGCTGATCCGCCTGACCCTCCCCCCCCTCACCGAGGAGAGGCGCAAGGACATCGTGAAGCAGTTGAAGCGCGACGCCGAGGACGCCAAGGTCGCCCTCAGGAATATCCGCCGCGACGCCATCGACCAGCTGAAGAAGCTGGAGAAGGACAAATCCATCTCCGAGGACGAGCTGAAGCGCGCCGAGAAGGAAGTGCAGGACTCCACCAACAACCACGTCGCCAAGGTGGACGAGGTTCTGCTCCACAAGGAAAAAGAGGTCATGGAGGTCTAG